One genomic segment of Amycolatopsis granulosa includes these proteins:
- the recF gene encoding DNA replication/repair protein RecF (All proteins in this family for which functions are known are DNA-binding proteins that assist the filamentation of RecA onto DNA for the initiation of recombination or recombinational repair.), with protein sequence MHVRHLQVTDFRSWDHADLPLTPGPTVLVGQNGRGKTNLLEALGYLATLGSHRVATDAPLVRHGCERALVRAAVVNDDRELTVELEINPGRANRARVNRGAVGKPRDILGILRTVLFSPEDLALVRGDPGERRRFMDELLVQRAPRYAGVRADYERVLKQRNALLKTAGKKKGSARDDPYALSTLEVWDNHLAEVGAQLLAARLDLVADLGPHTTAAYAGVAPDSRPARIAYRSSLGAALPEGYGVPDGKRAEPEVLSGILTAAMAQVRQQELERGISLVGPHRDELEIVLGEAPAKGYASHGESWSFALALRLASYELLRREAGEPVLLLDDVFAELDRRRRSRLAEVAAGAEQVLVTAAVDEDVPAELDGIRFTVADGEVKRA encoded by the coding sequence GTGCACGTACGGCACTTGCAGGTCACCGACTTCCGTTCGTGGGATCACGCGGACCTGCCGCTCACCCCGGGGCCGACGGTGCTCGTCGGCCAGAACGGCCGCGGGAAGACCAACCTGCTGGAGGCCCTCGGTTACCTGGCGACCCTGGGTTCGCACCGGGTCGCCACCGACGCCCCGCTGGTGCGCCACGGGTGTGAGCGGGCCCTCGTGCGGGCGGCCGTGGTCAACGACGACCGCGAGCTGACCGTCGAGCTGGAGATCAACCCCGGCCGGGCCAACCGCGCCCGGGTCAACCGGGGTGCGGTGGGCAAGCCGCGCGACATCCTCGGGATCCTGCGCACGGTGCTGTTCTCCCCCGAGGACCTGGCGCTCGTGCGCGGCGACCCCGGTGAACGCCGCCGGTTCATGGACGAGCTGCTGGTGCAGCGCGCGCCCCGGTACGCCGGGGTGCGGGCCGACTACGAGCGGGTCCTCAAGCAGCGCAACGCACTGTTGAAGACGGCGGGCAAGAAGAAGGGGAGCGCGCGCGACGACCCGTACGCGTTGTCCACCCTCGAGGTGTGGGACAACCACCTGGCGGAGGTCGGTGCGCAGCTGCTCGCGGCGCGGCTGGACCTGGTGGCCGACCTCGGACCGCACACCACCGCCGCCTACGCGGGGGTGGCGCCGGACTCGCGGCCGGCGCGGATCGCCTACCGCTCCAGCCTGGGGGCGGCGCTGCCCGAGGGCTACGGGGTGCCGGACGGCAAGCGGGCCGAACCGGAGGTGCTGAGCGGTATCCTCACCGCGGCGATGGCGCAGGTGCGCCAGCAGGAGCTGGAACGGGGGATCAGCCTGGTTGGTCCGCACCGCGACGAGCTGGAAATCGTGCTGGGGGAGGCCCCGGCGAAGGGCTACGCGAGCCATGGGGAATCCTGGTCGTTCGCGCTCGCGTTGCGGCTGGCCTCCTACGAGCTGCTGCGACGGGAAGCGGGGGAACCGGTGCTCCTGCTCGACGACGTCTTCGCCGAGCTCGACCGGCGGCGCCGATCGCGGCTGGCGGAGGTGGCCGCGGGTGCCGAACAGGTGCTGGTCACCGCGGCGGTGGACGAGGACGTGCCCGCGGAACTGGACGGAATCCGGTTCACCGTCGCCGACGGGGAAGTGAAACGTGCCTGA
- the dnaN gene encoding DNA polymerase III subunit beta has translation MKIRVERDGLADAVAWVARSLPSRPPVPVLGGVLLDAGSDGSTDALTVSGFDYEVSATVGVPATIADGGRLLVSGRLLADITKALPAQPVEISVDGSRASITCGSARFSLPTMPVEDYPQLPAQPTFAGEVAGEAFGQAVTQVAVAAGKDDTLPMLTGMRLEISGNSLTLVATDRFRLAMREFAWEPAEGLADAAVLVPARTLAEAAKSLGTAGNKVSVGLASGEGLLGLSGNGRYTTTRLLDAEFPPYRQLLPNQHSSRAVIEVSPLSEAIKRVSLVAERGTQVRLEFGDNSLRLSAGGDDEGSAEEELPVEYEGEPVTIAFNPGYLVDGLGALHHDRAELTFTTPNRPALIKPADEQGQVVPGYLYLLMPVRLPG, from the coding sequence ATGAAGATCCGCGTCGAGCGCGACGGGCTCGCGGACGCCGTCGCGTGGGTGGCACGCAGCCTGCCGTCGAGGCCACCGGTCCCGGTCCTGGGCGGTGTCCTCCTCGACGCCGGATCGGACGGCTCCACCGACGCGCTCACCGTCTCCGGCTTCGACTACGAGGTCTCCGCGACGGTCGGCGTCCCGGCGACGATCGCCGACGGCGGGCGGCTGCTCGTGTCCGGACGGCTACTCGCCGACATCACCAAAGCGCTCCCGGCCCAGCCGGTCGAGATCTCGGTCGACGGCTCCCGCGCCTCCATCACCTGTGGCAGCGCCCGGTTCAGCCTGCCGACCATGCCGGTCGAGGACTACCCGCAGCTGCCCGCCCAGCCGACGTTCGCCGGCGAGGTCGCCGGCGAGGCGTTCGGCCAGGCCGTCACCCAGGTCGCCGTCGCCGCGGGCAAGGACGACACCCTGCCCATGCTCACCGGCATGCGGCTGGAGATCTCCGGCAACTCGCTCACCCTCGTCGCCACCGACCGCTTCCGGCTCGCGATGCGCGAGTTCGCGTGGGAGCCGGCCGAAGGACTGGCAGATGCCGCGGTCCTGGTCCCGGCCCGCACCCTCGCGGAGGCGGCCAAGTCGCTCGGCACCGCGGGCAACAAGGTGTCCGTCGGGCTCGCCAGCGGCGAGGGCCTGCTCGGTCTGTCCGGCAACGGCCGCTACACGACCACCCGGCTGCTCGACGCCGAGTTCCCGCCATACCGGCAGCTCCTCCCGAACCAGCACTCCTCCCGCGCGGTGATCGAGGTGTCCCCGCTCTCGGAGGCGATCAAACGTGTGTCGCTGGTTGCCGAGCGGGGTACCCAGGTGCGGCTGGAGTTCGGGGACAACTCGCTGCGCCTGTCGGCCGGCGGCGACGACGAGGGCAGCGCCGAAGAGGAGCTGCCGGTGGAGTACGAGGGCGAGCCGGTGACGATCGCGTTCAACCCGGGTTACCTCGTCGACGGTCTCGGTGCGCTGCACCACGACCGGGCCGAGCTGACCTTCACCACCCCGAACCGGCCGGCTTTGATCAAGCCGGCCGATGAGCAGGGCCAGGTCGTTCCTGGTTACCTCTATCTACTGATGCCGGTCCGCCTACCCGGCTGA
- the gnd gene encoding phosphogluconate dehydrogenase (NAD(+)-dependent, decarboxylating), which translates to MVQLGLVGLGRMGFNMRERLRAAGHEVVGYDRNEAVSDSSSLADMVSKLDAPRMVWVMVPAGGPTRDTVAELGDLLAEGDLVIDGGNSRFTDDKHNAEVLSAKGIGYLDCGVSGGVWGKDNGYGLMVGGDKELVERAMPIFDALRPDGPREEGFSHAGSVGAGHYAKMVHNGIEYGLMQAYAEGFELLEAAKVVEDVPAVIKGWQRGTVVRSWLLDLLVRALDEDPELDDLEGYVEDSGEGRWTLEEAINHAVPAPVISAALFARFASRRKDSAAMRAVAALRNQFGGHAVKKAGE; encoded by the coding sequence ATGGTTCAGCTGGGACTGGTCGGCCTCGGCCGGATGGGCTTCAACATGCGCGAGCGGCTGCGCGCCGCCGGGCACGAGGTGGTCGGTTACGACCGCAACGAGGCGGTCTCGGACTCGTCCTCGCTCGCCGACATGGTGTCCAAACTGGACGCTCCGCGGATGGTCTGGGTGATGGTACCGGCCGGTGGACCGACCCGGGACACCGTCGCGGAACTCGGTGACCTGCTCGCCGAGGGTGACCTGGTGATCGACGGCGGCAACTCGCGGTTCACCGACGACAAGCACAACGCCGAGGTGCTCTCCGCCAAGGGCATCGGCTACCTGGACTGCGGTGTCTCCGGCGGCGTGTGGGGCAAGGACAACGGCTACGGCCTGATGGTCGGCGGTGACAAGGAACTCGTCGAGCGCGCGATGCCGATCTTCGACGCGCTGCGCCCGGACGGCCCGCGTGAGGAGGGCTTTTCGCACGCGGGCTCGGTCGGGGCGGGCCACTACGCGAAGATGGTCCACAACGGCATCGAGTACGGCCTGATGCAGGCCTACGCCGAAGGTTTCGAGCTGCTCGAGGCCGCGAAGGTCGTCGAGGACGTGCCGGCCGTGATCAAGGGCTGGCAGCGCGGCACCGTGGTCCGGTCCTGGCTGCTCGATCTGCTGGTCCGCGCGCTGGACGAGGATCCGGAGCTGGACGACCTCGAGGGTTACGTCGAGGACTCCGGCGAGGGCCGGTGGACCCTGGAGGAAGCCATCAACCACGCGGTGCCCGCGCCGGTCATCTCGGCCGCGCTGTTCGCGCGGTTCGCCTCGCGGCGGAAGGACTCGGCCGCGATGCGGGCGGTGGCCGCGTTGCGCAACCAGTTCGGCGGGCACGCCGTGAAGAAGGCCGGCGAGTAG
- a CDS encoding DciA family protein: MPQTSGSDTEGDLPAEPNGNPTGRDLVRAALAAARAKADTRGTEPGRRKIELGGQNPRRRRWSGPGPDARDPQPLGRLVNRLVSERGWQERVTSSRVFGEWARLVGEDVAEHAQPVALKDGELSVRASSTAWATQLRLLQGQLIAKIAAGVGHGVVKRMRIHGPTAPSWRKGARHVPGRGPRDTYG; encoded by the coding sequence ATGCCTCAGACGAGTGGATCGGACACGGAAGGTGATCTTCCGGCTGAGCCGAACGGGAACCCTACCGGGCGTGACCTCGTCCGCGCCGCCCTGGCTGCCGCACGCGCCAAGGCGGACACCCGGGGCACCGAGCCGGGCCGCCGCAAGATCGAGCTCGGCGGCCAGAACCCGCGCCGCCGCCGCTGGTCGGGCCCGGGCCCGGACGCCCGTGACCCCCAGCCGCTGGGCCGGCTGGTGAACCGGCTGGTCTCCGAACGCGGCTGGCAGGAGCGAGTGACCAGCAGCCGCGTCTTCGGCGAGTGGGCGCGGCTCGTCGGTGAGGACGTCGCCGAGCACGCCCAGCCCGTCGCGCTCAAGGACGGCGAGCTGTCGGTCCGGGCCAGCTCGACGGCGTGGGCCACGCAGCTGCGCCTGCTGCAGGGTCAGCTCATCGCCAAGATCGCGGCGGGCGTCGGTCACGGCGTGGTCAAGCGGATGCGGATCCACGGTCCGACCGCCCCGAGCTGGCGCAAGGGCGCGCGGCACGTACCCGGCCGCGGGCCACGCGACACCTATGGGTGA